One Micromonospora eburnea genomic region harbors:
- a CDS encoding MFS transporter permease has protein sequence MTGWLTEAVPRGRVAAFRTLVYLFVAADLVVFTPWVRSRVDVPGDLYRPLFIGRLLSLPTPTPALVAVIFWVLLALALLAATGRAPRLLGWAVFALYFEWMIVAMSYGKVDHDRFGLLVALAVLPTAGRARHGDPTRSEAGGWALRVTQIAVVCTYFLAAWAKFRFGGLDWATGSVLARAIIRRGTDLADLIAQVPHLLIVAQFGILAFELLSPLVFVLPQRWRMATVGFFYSFHLVTIATITISFAPHLVAMASFLPLERVRPVVWARRLLTRGRGTPGSDAAPPTPAGPLTGPEPAVGPAAGG, from the coding sequence GTGACCGGCTGGCTGACCGAGGCGGTCCCGCGCGGCCGGGTGGCCGCCTTCCGTACCCTCGTCTATCTCTTCGTCGCCGCCGACCTGGTCGTCTTCACCCCCTGGGTACGCAGCCGCGTCGACGTGCCCGGCGACCTCTACCGGCCGCTGTTCATCGGTCGGCTGCTGTCGCTGCCCACCCCCACCCCGGCGCTGGTCGCCGTGATCTTCTGGGTGCTGCTGGCACTCGCCCTGCTCGCCGCGACCGGGCGGGCGCCCCGGCTGCTCGGCTGGGCGGTCTTCGCGCTCTACTTCGAGTGGATGATCGTCGCGATGAGCTACGGCAAGGTCGACCATGACCGGTTCGGGCTGCTCGTCGCGCTGGCCGTGCTGCCCACCGCCGGGCGCGCCCGGCACGGCGATCCCACCCGCAGCGAGGCGGGCGGCTGGGCGCTGCGGGTCACCCAGATCGCGGTCGTCTGCACGTACTTCCTGGCGGCCTGGGCGAAGTTCCGCTTCGGCGGCCTGGACTGGGCCACCGGGTCCGTGCTGGCCCGGGCGATCATCCGTCGCGGGACCGACCTGGCCGACCTGATCGCCCAGGTGCCGCACCTGCTGATCGTCGCCCAGTTCGGCATCCTCGCCTTCGAGCTGCTCAGCCCGCTGGTCTTCGTGTTGCCGCAGCGGTGGCGGATGGCCACGGTGGGCTTTTTCTACTCGTTCCACCTGGTGACCATCGCGACGATCACCATCTCGTTCGCCCCGCACCTGGTCGCGATGGCCAGCTTCCTGCCGCTGGAGCGGGTCCGCCCGGTGGTGTGGGCCCGTCGGCTGCTGACCCGTGGTCGCGGCACGCCCGGCAGCGACGCGGCCCCGCCCACACCGGCCGGCCCGCTCACCGGCCCCGAGCCGGCGGTCGGCCCGGCCGCAGGCGGCTGA
- a CDS encoding SDR family NAD(P)-dependent oxidoreductase, translating into MAFDARGGRSRRNVSRPGLVRRNRGSHLAGSVEQDQPAPLAEPVTMRLDGRVALVTGAGSPDGIGYATARRLADLGARVAIVSTTRRIHERAGELGVTGFVADLTDESEVGALADAVAEQVGDVEVLVNNAGLASRASPEVLRPVAQLSYDEWRGEIDRNLTTAFLCSRAFIGGMAERGWGRIVNLAATAGPVNALPTEAAYAAAKAGVVGLTRALAMEMIADGVTVNAVAPGIIHTAASTMAEIKQGLGTPVGRPGTPDEVAAAIAFLCSPAASYITGQMLVVDGGNSVREAQFR; encoded by the coding sequence ATGGCCTTTGACGCGCGCGGCGGTCGGTCGCGACGGAACGTGAGCCGTCCGGGGCTGGTGCGGCGCAACCGCGGCAGTCACCTGGCCGGGTCCGTCGAGCAGGACCAGCCGGCGCCCCTCGCCGAGCCGGTCACCATGCGCCTGGACGGTCGGGTCGCGCTGGTCACCGGCGCGGGCAGTCCCGACGGCATCGGGTACGCGACCGCGCGCCGCCTCGCCGACCTGGGTGCCCGGGTGGCGATCGTCTCCACCACCCGGCGGATTCACGAGCGCGCCGGCGAGCTGGGGGTGACCGGCTTCGTCGCCGACCTCACCGACGAGTCCGAGGTGGGCGCGCTCGCCGACGCGGTGGCCGAGCAGGTCGGCGACGTCGAGGTGCTGGTCAACAACGCGGGCCTGGCCAGCCGGGCGAGCCCGGAGGTGCTGCGGCCGGTGGCCCAGCTCAGCTACGACGAGTGGCGCGGCGAGATCGACCGGAACCTGACCACCGCGTTCCTGTGCAGTCGGGCGTTCATCGGCGGGATGGCCGAGCGGGGCTGGGGGCGGATCGTCAACCTGGCCGCCACCGCCGGCCCGGTCAACGCGCTGCCCACCGAGGCCGCGTACGCGGCGGCGAAGGCGGGCGTGGTGGGGCTGACCCGGGCGCTGGCCATGGAGATGATCGCCGACGGGGTGACGGTGAACGCGGTCGCGCCCGGCATCATCCACACTGCGGCGTCCACCATGGCGGAGATCAAGCAGGGGCTCGGCACGCCGGTCGGCCGGCCCGGCACGCCCGACGAGGTGGCCGCCGCGATCGCCTTCCTCTGCTCGCCGGCCGCCTCGTACATCACCGGGCAGATGCTGGTGGTCGACGGCGGCAACAGCGTCCGGGAGGCCCAGTTCCGCTGA
- a CDS encoding thiol-disulfide oxidoreductase DCC family protein, with amino-acid sequence MERSTFVYDGDCAFCTRCAQFIERRIPTGARVVPWQFADLAALGLTEAECEEAVQWVGADGSRAAGPDAVAKLLGDSTSLWRAAGAGLRFPPVRAAAWPAYRWVARNRHRMPGGTAACALPQEARERLYGPTGRPTAGS; translated from the coding sequence ATGGAGAGGTCGACCTTCGTCTACGACGGCGACTGCGCGTTCTGCACCCGCTGCGCGCAGTTCATCGAGCGCCGGATTCCCACCGGTGCGCGGGTGGTGCCCTGGCAGTTCGCCGACCTGGCGGCGCTGGGGCTGACGGAGGCCGAGTGCGAGGAGGCGGTCCAGTGGGTGGGCGCCGACGGATCCCGCGCCGCCGGCCCGGACGCCGTCGCCAAACTGCTCGGCGACAGCACGTCGCTGTGGCGGGCCGCCGGCGCCGGTCTGCGCTTCCCGCCGGTGCGGGCCGCCGCCTGGCCGGCGTACCGGTGGGTGGCCCGCAACCGGCACCGGATGCCGGGCGGCACGGCGGCGTGCGCGTTGCCCCAGGAGGCCCGGGAACGCCTCTACGGCCCGACCGGCCGTCCCACCGCCGGATCCTGA
- a CDS encoding Rv2578c family radical SAM protein, which translates to MRWDNLSAPPDEGAPDGAAPAAPPLPLALPGAIARTFDTPEFAGMTFYEVRAKSIVNRVPGTSRVPFEWTINPYRGCSHACRYCFARNTHTYLDLDAGADFDRQVIVKVNAGELVRRELAAPRWRGAHIAVGSNVDCYQRAEGRYRLMPPIIEALRDFANPFSILTKGTLLLRDLPLLRQAAEVTRVGLSYSVGFVDERLWRAVEPGTPSPRRRLDAVRQLTDAGFEVGVLMAPILPGLSDDEESIDATVAAIAASGATGVTPLPLHLRPGAREWYAHWLARDFPHLVPRYRQLYRSGAYAPQAYQREVTARVRMAARRHGLHRSEAGDNRRVPEPPPPPTEQLTLI; encoded by the coding sequence ATGCGCTGGGACAACCTCTCCGCTCCCCCGGACGAGGGGGCTCCCGACGGGGCAGCGCCAGCGGCTCCACCCCTGCCGCTGGCGCTCCCTGGCGCCATCGCCCGCACCTTCGACACCCCCGAATTCGCCGGGATGACCTTCTACGAGGTACGGGCGAAGTCAATCGTCAACCGGGTGCCCGGCACGTCCCGCGTGCCGTTCGAGTGGACGATCAACCCGTACCGGGGATGCAGTCATGCATGTCGCTACTGCTTCGCCCGCAACACCCACACCTATCTCGATCTCGACGCCGGGGCGGACTTCGACCGGCAGGTGATCGTCAAGGTCAACGCCGGGGAGCTGGTCCGCCGCGAGCTGGCCGCCCCACGCTGGCGCGGCGCGCACATCGCCGTGGGCAGCAACGTGGACTGCTACCAGCGGGCCGAGGGGCGCTACCGCCTCATGCCGCCGATCATCGAGGCGCTGCGGGACTTCGCGAACCCGTTCTCGATCCTGACCAAGGGCACGCTGCTCCTGCGGGACCTGCCGCTGCTGCGCCAGGCCGCCGAGGTCACCCGGGTCGGGCTCTCGTACTCGGTGGGTTTCGTCGACGAGCGGCTCTGGCGGGCGGTCGAGCCGGGCACGCCGAGCCCGCGCCGCCGGCTGGACGCCGTCCGGCAGCTCACCGACGCCGGGTTCGAGGTCGGGGTGCTGATGGCGCCGATCCTGCCCGGGCTGAGCGACGACGAGGAGTCGATCGACGCCACCGTGGCCGCCATCGCCGCCTCCGGGGCCACCGGCGTCACCCCGCTGCCGCTGCACCTGCGCCCCGGCGCCCGGGAGTGGTACGCGCACTGGCTGGCCCGCGACTTCCCGCACCTGGTTCCCCGCTACCGCCAGCTCTACCGCTCCGGGGCGTACGCGCCGCAGGCGTACCAGCGGGAGGTGACCGCGCGGGTGCGGATGGCGGCCCGGCGGCACGGCCTGCACCGGAGCGAGGCCGGCGACAACCGGCGGGTGCCCGAGCCACCACCGCCCCCAACGGAACAGTTGACGCTGATCTAG
- a CDS encoding APC family permease, with protein sequence MGTGAKQPSDAEPDRGTLVTPSAEFPPLGPEERAALGRIGERWRLPRRPEELPVDPALGRRRAGPAPSRFGRLAPIDMFTVEEPGELCATGPAHEPGSRAGRALTRLRRALFGPPLSSSAVVYERMRKLVALPILSSDLLSSVAYGPEAMLAVLVLAGSGALGLSLPLAAVLVVLMIAVGLSYRQTVPAYPHGAGSYIVAGDNLGTTAGLTAAAGLMLDYVLTVSVSIAAGVSAITSAMPRAAPATVLLGVLVIAVLLAGNLRGVRTAGNIFVLPTYAFVAALLAVLVVGYARAAGRGFVPVPPPPVPATQGLGLLLVLRAFSSGAVSMTGIEAVSNAIPAFRPREWRNARTTLGWMVGMLVVLFAGLIGLIHLNGLVPRSDQTILSQLGRLTFPTGPWYVFLQASTALILLLAANTAFNDFPRLLFFMARNGHAPRRFLHLGDRLSFNNGLVALAIAAALIFVAFGGHTVSLIPLYAVGVFLAFTLSQAGMVVHWRRHRDRGWRRRLVLNAVGATLSGMVLLVAAVGKFAEGAWLVVVAVPLLVLIAHRIHRHYTRLHQALALHPPPGGTAPSAGPSAPGGSAEGEELPQEVRHLVVVPMARLNRASLRALAYAASLGQPTLAVHIAPEDAEADRFREQWRAWGDHLRLETIVSPYRAVIGPLAHYLEALRAARPELTLTVIMPEVVLRHRWHRVLHSRAEHRLRAALRALPGVVVTSVPVHVAE encoded by the coding sequence GTGGGGACGGGAGCGAAGCAGCCGAGCGACGCTGAGCCGGATCGGGGGACGCTGGTCACGCCCTCGGCCGAGTTCCCGCCGCTGGGTCCGGAGGAGCGGGCGGCGCTGGGCCGGATCGGGGAGCGCTGGCGGCTGCCGCGCCGCCCCGAGGAGCTTCCCGTCGACCCGGCCCTGGGCCGCCGCCGGGCCGGCCCGGCGCCGAGCCGGTTCGGACGGCTGGCCCCGATCGACATGTTCACCGTCGAGGAACCGGGTGAGCTGTGCGCGACCGGGCCGGCCCACGAGCCCGGCTCCCGGGCCGGGCGGGCGCTCACCCGGCTGCGCCGGGCGCTGTTCGGCCCGCCGCTGTCCAGTTCCGCCGTGGTCTACGAGCGGATGCGGAAGCTCGTCGCCCTGCCGATTCTCTCCTCCGACCTGCTCAGCTCGGTGGCGTACGGGCCGGAGGCGATGCTGGCCGTGCTGGTGCTCGCCGGCAGCGGGGCGCTCGGGCTCTCCCTGCCACTGGCCGCCGTGCTGGTGGTGCTGATGATCGCCGTGGGGCTGTCGTACCGGCAGACCGTTCCGGCGTACCCGCACGGGGCGGGGTCGTACATCGTGGCCGGGGACAACCTCGGCACGACGGCCGGGCTCACCGCGGCGGCGGGCCTGATGCTCGACTACGTGCTCACCGTTTCGGTGTCCATCGCGGCGGGGGTGAGCGCGATCACCTCGGCGATGCCTCGGGCCGCGCCGGCCACCGTGCTGCTCGGGGTGCTGGTGATCGCCGTGCTGCTGGCCGGGAACCTGCGCGGGGTGCGTACCGCCGGCAACATCTTCGTGCTGCCCACGTACGCCTTCGTGGCCGCGCTCCTCGCCGTGCTGGTGGTCGGCTACGCCCGCGCGGCGGGCCGGGGTTTCGTGCCGGTGCCACCGCCGCCGGTGCCGGCCACCCAGGGGTTGGGCCTGCTGCTGGTGCTGCGCGCGTTCTCCTCCGGCGCGGTGTCGATGACCGGCATCGAGGCGGTGTCGAACGCGATCCCGGCGTTCCGCCCCCGGGAGTGGCGCAACGCGCGCACGACGCTCGGCTGGATGGTCGGCATGCTGGTGGTGCTCTTCGCCGGGCTGATCGGCCTGATCCACCTGAACGGCCTGGTGCCCCGGTCGGACCAGACGATCCTGTCCCAGCTCGGCCGGCTCACCTTCCCCACCGGGCCCTGGTACGTGTTCCTCCAGGCCTCCACCGCGCTGATCCTGCTGTTGGCGGCGAACACGGCCTTCAACGACTTTCCCCGGCTGCTGTTCTTCATGGCCCGCAACGGCCACGCACCCCGCCGCTTCCTGCACCTGGGGGACCGGCTGTCGTTCAACAACGGCCTGGTCGCCCTGGCCATCGCCGCGGCGCTCATCTTCGTCGCGTTCGGCGGGCACACCGTGTCGCTGATCCCGCTCTACGCCGTCGGCGTGTTCCTCGCCTTCACGCTCTCGCAGGCGGGCATGGTGGTGCACTGGCGCCGGCACCGGGACCGGGGATGGCGACGTCGACTGGTGCTCAACGCGGTGGGCGCCACGCTCTCCGGGATGGTGCTGCTGGTCGCCGCGGTCGGCAAGTTCGCCGAGGGCGCCTGGCTGGTGGTGGTCGCGGTGCCGCTGCTGGTGCTGATCGCCCACCGGATCCACCGCCACTACACCCGGCTGCACCAGGCCCTCGCGCTGCATCCGCCCCCGGGCGGGACCGCGCCGTCGGCGGGGCCGAGTGCTCCCGGCGGGTCCGCCGAGGGCGAGGAACTGCCCCAGGAGGTACGCCACCTGGTGGTCGTGCCGATGGCCCGGTTGAACCGGGCGTCGCTGCGGGCCCTGGCGTACGCGGCGTCGCTGGGCCAGCCGACCCTGGCCGTGCACATCGCCCCCGAGGACGCCGAGGCGGACCGGTTCCGGGAGCAGTGGCGGGCCTGGGGCGACCATCTGCGGCTGGAGACCATCGTGTCGCCGTACCGGGCGGTGATCGGGCCGCTCGCGCACTACCTGGAGGCGCTGCGCGCCGCCCGGCCGGAGCTGACGCTGACCGTGATCATGCCGGAGGTGGTGCTGCGCCACCGCTGGCACCGGGTCCTGCACAGCCGGGCCGAGCATCGGCTGCGCGCCGCGCTGCGGGCCCTGCCCGGCGTGGTGGTCACCAGCGTCCCGGTCCACGTCGCCGAGTGA
- a CDS encoding TetR/AcrR family transcriptional regulator, with translation MPKRVDHRERRTLIADALMRVAAEHGLEAVSLRHVAAEAGVSSGMVQHYFRTKDEMMAFALSVVREHSEARVGQAVAALGPDPSPRTLLRTMLAELLPLDESRRADGRVALAFLAYTAVRPAVAAALHRETAELLAFIAGQIRAAQVAGTARAGVDPDRAAVALLAVMEGLGVYLLGGHYPPETALGALDTQLDLLLGPADRK, from the coding sequence ATGCCGAAGCGGGTCGATCACCGGGAGCGCCGCACGCTGATCGCCGACGCCCTGATGCGGGTGGCCGCCGAACACGGGCTGGAGGCGGTCAGCCTGCGCCACGTGGCGGCGGAGGCCGGTGTCTCCTCGGGGATGGTGCAGCACTACTTCCGCACCAAGGACGAGATGATGGCCTTCGCCCTCTCGGTGGTACGCGAGCACAGCGAGGCCCGGGTCGGCCAGGCCGTCGCGGCGCTGGGGCCGGACCCGTCCCCGCGTACGCTGCTCCGGACCATGCTGGCCGAGCTGCTGCCGCTCGACGAGTCGCGCCGCGCGGACGGCCGGGTCGCGCTGGCGTTCCTGGCCTACACCGCGGTACGCCCGGCGGTGGCCGCCGCGCTGCACCGGGAGACGGCCGAGCTGCTCGCGTTCATCGCCGGGCAGATCCGCGCGGCGCAGGTGGCCGGAACGGCGCGGGCGGGCGTCGATCCGGACCGGGCCGCGGTGGCTCTGCTCGCCGTGATGGAGGGTCTGGGCGTCTATCTGCTCGGCGGGCACTACCCGCCGGAGACGGCGCTCGGCGCGCTGGACACCCAGCTGGACCTGCTGCTCGGCCCCGCGGATCGGAAATGA
- a CDS encoding DUF4190 domain-containing protein: MTYPPPSGGWHDPYAPGQQSSPPADPTLPMSANPIPSQPTSADPYSGAPAATPYASPGYPPAGDPYAAAGYPPPGYPAYVPAKTNTMAIVALVLSLVGIGTCIAAPIGAILGHVARKQIRETGEQGEGMAKAAIIIGWILTGLLALLIAFYVVMIIIAIASAESSSSSY; the protein is encoded by the coding sequence ATGACCTACCCCCCGCCGTCCGGTGGTTGGCACGACCCGTACGCGCCCGGCCAGCAGTCGAGCCCGCCCGCCGATCCGACCCTGCCGATGAGCGCCAACCCGATCCCGAGCCAGCCGACCTCGGCGGACCCGTACTCCGGCGCGCCCGCGGCCACCCCGTACGCCAGCCCCGGCTACCCGCCCGCCGGCGACCCGTACGCGGCGGCCGGCTACCCGCCGCCCGGCTACCCGGCGTACGTTCCCGCCAAGACCAACACGATGGCGATCGTGGCGCTGGTGCTGTCGCTGGTCGGCATCGGCACCTGCATCGCCGCGCCGATCGGCGCGATCCTCGGCCACGTGGCCCGCAAGCAGATCCGGGAGACGGGCGAGCAGGGCGAGGGGATGGCGAAGGCCGCCATCATCATCGGCTGGATCCTCACCGGCCTGCTGGCGCTGCTGATCGCCTTCTACGTGGTGATGATCATCATCGCGATCGCGAGCGCCGAGAGCAGCTCGTCCTCGTACTGA
- a CDS encoding CoA-binding protein has product MRSAQQILADSAVIAVVGASRDPGKAAHRVPAEMRRYGWRIIPVNPTVDELFGEKAYPSLADIPHPVDLVDVFRPARDAVDVVREAVAIGAPAVWLQLGIVSAEARQIAEEAGIDYVEDRCLIVERAAAGLTRLG; this is encoded by the coding sequence GTGCGTTCAGCTCAGCAGATCCTCGCCGACTCCGCCGTGATCGCCGTCGTGGGCGCCTCCCGCGACCCGGGCAAGGCCGCGCACCGGGTGCCGGCGGAGATGCGGCGGTACGGCTGGCGGATCATCCCGGTGAACCCGACGGTGGACGAACTGTTCGGCGAGAAGGCGTACCCGTCGCTGGCCGACATCCCACACCCGGTCGACCTGGTGGACGTGTTCCGTCCGGCCCGGGACGCGGTCGACGTGGTCCGGGAGGCGGTGGCGATCGGCGCCCCGGCGGTGTGGTTGCAGCTCGGGATCGTGTCGGCGGAGGCGCGGCAGATCGCCGAGGAGGCGGGGATCGACTACGTCGAGGACCGTTGCCTCATCGTCGAGCGAGCCGCGGCGGGCCTGACCCGGCTCGGCTGA
- a CDS encoding DUF4190 domain-containing protein, which produces MSQPPGEPEQPPSPYEPPPYGQPYGHPQQPPWGQQPPYAPQPPYGQYGPPGQGPRAPGGGPNVLAILSLVFAFVFAPAGIVCGHLAKRQIRQTGEEGAQLANWGLILSYIFTAIGLLVCCGWIGLAIWANSDNGSYR; this is translated from the coding sequence GTGAGCCAACCACCCGGCGAGCCGGAGCAGCCGCCGTCGCCGTACGAGCCGCCGCCCTACGGGCAGCCGTACGGGCACCCGCAACAGCCGCCGTGGGGTCAACAGCCGCCGTACGCCCCGCAGCCCCCGTACGGGCAGTACGGGCCGCCCGGGCAGGGCCCGCGAGCACCCGGCGGCGGGCCGAACGTGCTGGCGATCCTGTCGCTGGTCTTCGCCTTCGTCTTCGCTCCGGCCGGCATCGTCTGCGGCCACCTGGCCAAGCGGCAGATCCGGCAGACCGGCGAGGAGGGCGCCCAGCTCGCCAACTGGGGGCTGATCCTCAGCTACATCTTCACCGCGATCGGGCTGCTCGTCTGCTGCGGCTGGATCGGCCTGGCCATCTGGGCGAACTCCGACAACGGCTCCTACCGGTGA
- a CDS encoding acyl-CoA dehydrogenase family protein produces MARLAQTPGLTDVQRSILETVREFADREIIPHAQRLEHADEYPADILDGMREMGLFGLTIAEEYGGLGESLLTYALVVEELSRGWMSISGIVNTHFIVAYLISQHGSAGQRARLLPKMATGEVRGAFSMSEPECGSDVSAIKSKAVRDGDTFVLNGQKMWLTNGAYSSVVATLVKTDTGADSVYGNMSTFLLEKQPGFGETAPGLTIPGKIEKMGYKGVETTEMILGGVTVPASAVLGGEEKVGRGFYQMMDGIEVGRVNVAARACGISIRAFELAVAYAQQRRTFGQPLAKHQAVAFKLAEMGTKIEAAHALMVNAARLKDAGQRNDVEAGMAKLLASEYCAEVVQEAFRIHGGYGYSKEYEIERLMREAPFLLIGEGTSEIQKTIISRGLLKQYKL; encoded by the coding sequence ATGGCCCGACTCGCCCAGACACCCGGCCTGACCGACGTGCAGCGGTCGATCCTGGAGACCGTCCGGGAGTTCGCCGACAGGGAGATCATTCCGCACGCCCAGCGGCTGGAGCATGCCGACGAGTACCCCGCCGACATCCTCGACGGGATGCGCGAGATGGGCCTGTTCGGCCTCACCATCGCCGAGGAGTACGGCGGCCTCGGCGAGTCCCTGCTCACCTACGCCCTGGTGGTCGAGGAACTGTCCCGGGGCTGGATGTCGATCTCCGGCATCGTCAACACCCACTTCATCGTGGCGTACCTGATCTCCCAGCACGGGTCGGCGGGGCAGCGGGCCCGGCTGCTGCCGAAGATGGCCACCGGCGAGGTACGCGGCGCGTTCTCGATGTCGGAACCGGAGTGCGGCTCCGACGTGTCGGCGATCAAGTCGAAGGCGGTCCGCGACGGCGACACCTTCGTGCTGAACGGCCAGAAGATGTGGCTGACCAACGGGGCGTACTCCTCGGTGGTGGCCACGCTGGTCAAGACCGACACCGGTGCCGATTCGGTCTACGGCAACATGAGCACCTTCCTGCTGGAGAAGCAGCCCGGCTTCGGCGAGACCGCACCCGGCCTGACCATCCCCGGCAAGATCGAAAAGATGGGCTACAAGGGCGTCGAGACCACCGAGATGATCCTCGGCGGGGTCACCGTCCCCGCCTCCGCCGTGCTCGGCGGCGAGGAGAAGGTCGGCCGAGGCTTCTACCAGATGATGGACGGCATCGAGGTGGGCCGGGTCAACGTCGCCGCCCGCGCCTGCGGCATCTCCATCCGCGCCTTCGAGCTGGCTGTCGCGTACGCCCAGCAGCGCCGCACCTTCGGCCAGCCGCTCGCCAAGCACCAGGCCGTCGCGTTCAAGCTCGCCGAGATGGGTACGAAGATCGAGGCGGCGCACGCCCTCATGGTGAACGCCGCCCGGCTCAAGGACGCCGGCCAGCGCAACGATGTCGAAGCCGGCATGGCCAAACTGCTCGCCTCGGAATACTGCGCCGAGGTCGTCCAGGAGGCGTTCCGCATCCACGGCGGCTACGGCTACTCCAAGGAGTACGAGATCGAGCGGCTGATGCGGGAGGCCCCGTTCCTGCTCATCGGCGAGGGCACCTCGGAGATCCAGAAGACCATCATCTCCCGCGGCCTGCTCAAGCAGTACAAGCTCTGA
- a CDS encoding SDR family NAD(P)-dependent oxidoreductase, translated as MEDLTDRRTVVVTGASSGIGLAAAVDLAGRGDRVVLVGRDPARLRDAGERVRDSSGEQPELFRADFAVLDDVRRLAERLRATCDRIDVLANNAGGISFRPVTTVDGFELSIQANHLAPFLLSHLLRDRIGRLVVTASGAHRSGVLDPDDLNATLRDYRPYRAYGTSKQANILFAAEAARRWPELPTYSFHPGVVRTRFASDNRLIAFGLRALPFRSPERGAETLVWLANQDPSRLTSGGYYRDRKRRRPLSKAADPALAARLWTASAKAVGIDG; from the coding sequence GTGGAAGATCTCACTGACCGTCGGACCGTGGTGGTGACCGGCGCCAGTTCCGGCATCGGACTGGCTGCGGCGGTCGACCTGGCGGGCCGCGGCGACCGGGTGGTACTGGTCGGCCGGGACCCGGCCCGGCTCCGGGACGCCGGGGAACGGGTCCGCGACAGCTCCGGCGAGCAGCCGGAACTGTTCCGCGCCGACTTCGCCGTCCTGGATGACGTACGCCGGCTCGCCGAGCGGCTGCGCGCCACGTGCGACCGGATCGACGTGCTCGCGAACAACGCCGGCGGGATCTCGTTCCGGCCGGTCACCACCGTCGACGGCTTCGAACTGAGCATCCAGGCCAACCACCTCGCCCCGTTCCTGCTCAGCCACCTGCTGCGGGACCGGATCGGCCGGCTGGTGGTGACCGCCTCCGGGGCACACCGCAGCGGCGTCCTCGACCCCGACGACCTGAACGCCACCCTGCGCGACTACCGGCCGTACCGGGCGTACGGGACCAGCAAGCAGGCGAACATCCTCTTCGCCGCCGAGGCGGCCCGGCGCTGGCCGGAGCTGCCGACGTACTCGTTCCACCCGGGCGTGGTGCGCACCCGGTTCGCCAGCGACAACCGGCTGATCGCCTTCGGCCTGCGGGCGCTGCCCTTCCGCAGCCCGGAGCGGGGCGCCGAGACCCTGGTCTGGCTGGCCAACCAGGACCCGTCCCGGCTGACCTCCGGCGGCTACTACCGCGACCGGAAGCGTCGCCGACCGCTGTCGAAGGCAGCCGACCCGGCGCTCGCCGCCCGCCTCTGGACCGCCAGCGCGAAGGCGGTCGGAATCGACGGCTGA
- a CDS encoding HpcH/HpaI aldolase/citrate lyase family protein — protein sequence MAAVGRPRRSCLAVPGSSVKMLGKAQGLPADQVFLDLEDAVAPLAKPDARKNIVAALNEGDWAGKTRVVRVNDLTTPWTYRDVIEVVEGAGANLDCVMLPKVQNAAQVQWLDLTLTQIEKTLGLEVGRIGIEAQIENAAGLVNVDAIAAASPRVETIIFGPADFMASINMRSLAVGALIPDYPGDPYHYILMRILMAARMHDKQAIDGPFLQIRDVDGFREVARRSAALGFDGKWVLHPGQIDAANEVYSPAQADYDHAELILDAYDWYTSEAGGKLGAVMLGDEMIDEASRKMALVIAAKGRAAGMTRTSSFTPPGH from the coding sequence ATGGCCGCTGTCGGTCGCCCCCGCCGGTCCTGCCTCGCGGTGCCCGGCTCCAGCGTCAAGATGCTCGGCAAGGCGCAGGGTCTTCCCGCGGACCAGGTCTTCCTCGACCTGGAGGATGCGGTCGCCCCGCTGGCCAAGCCGGACGCCCGCAAGAACATCGTCGCCGCGTTGAACGAGGGCGACTGGGCGGGCAAGACCAGGGTGGTCCGGGTCAACGACCTGACCACACCGTGGACGTACCGGGACGTGATCGAGGTCGTCGAGGGCGCCGGCGCCAACCTGGACTGCGTCATGCTGCCGAAGGTGCAGAACGCCGCCCAGGTGCAGTGGCTGGACCTGACCCTCACCCAGATCGAGAAGACGCTCGGCCTGGAGGTCGGCCGGATCGGCATCGAGGCGCAGATCGAGAACGCTGCCGGGCTGGTCAACGTGGACGCGATCGCGGCCGCCTCGCCCCGGGTCGAGACGATCATCTTCGGCCCGGCCGACTTCATGGCCTCGATCAACATGCGGTCGCTGGCGGTCGGCGCGCTGATCCCCGACTACCCGGGCGACCCCTACCACTACATCCTGATGCGCATCCTGATGGCCGCCCGGATGCACGACAAGCAGGCCATCGACGGCCCGTTCCTGCAGATCCGCGACGTGGACGGGTTCCGTGAGGTGGCCCGGCGGTCGGCGGCGCTGGGCTTCGACGGCAAGTGGGTGCTGCACCCGGGCCAGATCGACGCGGCCAACGAGGTCTACTCGCCGGCGCAGGCCGACTACGACCACGCCGAGCTGATCCTCGACGCGTACGACTGGTACACCTCGGAGGCGGGCGGGAAGCTCGGCGCGGTGATGCTCGGCGACGAGATGATCGACGAGGCGTCCCGCAAGATGGCCCTGGTGATCGCCGCCAAGGGGCGCGCGGCCGGGATGACGCGTACCTCGTCCTTCACGCCGCCCGGTCACTGA